In Pseudomonas lalkuanensis, the following are encoded in one genomic region:
- a CDS encoding response regulator, whose product MSQSGKSILLVDDDQEIRELLETYLSRAGFQVRSVADGEGLRRAMAEEAADLVILDVMLPDEDGFSLCRWVRAHQRLAQVPIIMLTASSDEADRVIGLELGADDYLGKPFSPRELLARIKALLRRVGFGQERSVVEVLAFDEWRLDMISHRLFHVDGEEVILSGADFALLKLFLDHPQQILDRDTIANATRGREVMPLERIVDMAVSRLRQRLRDTGKAPRLIRTVRGAGYLLAAQVTPYHHA is encoded by the coding sequence GTGAGCCAATCCGGAAAATCCATTCTCCTGGTGGACGACGACCAGGAAATTCGCGAACTGCTTGAAACCTACCTGAGCCGTGCCGGCTTCCAGGTGCGCAGCGTTGCCGATGGTGAGGGCTTGCGCCGCGCCATGGCCGAGGAAGCGGCGGACCTGGTGATACTCGATGTGATGCTGCCCGATGAGGACGGTTTCAGCCTGTGCCGCTGGGTGCGCGCGCACCAGCGCCTGGCCCAGGTGCCGATCATCATGCTCACCGCCAGCTCCGACGAAGCCGACCGGGTGATCGGCCTGGAGCTGGGGGCCGACGATTACCTGGGTAAACCCTTCAGCCCTCGCGAGCTGCTGGCGCGGATCAAGGCCTTGCTGCGTCGCGTCGGCTTCGGCCAGGAGCGCTCGGTGGTCGAGGTGCTGGCCTTCGACGAGTGGCGCCTGGACATGATCAGCCACCGCCTGTTCCATGTCGACGGCGAAGAGGTGATTCTCTCCGGCGCCGACTTCGCCTTGTTGAAGCTCTTTCTCGACCACCCGCAACAGATACTCGACCGCGACACCATCGCCAACGCCACCCGTGGCCGCGAGGTGATGCCTCTGGAGCGCATCGTCGACATGGCGGTGAGCCGCCTGCGCCAGCGCCTGCGCGACACCGGCAAGGCGCCGCGGCTGATCCGCACCGTGCGCGGCGCGGGCTACCTGCTGGCGGCCCAGGTCACGCCGTACCACCATGCCTAG
- a CDS encoding ATP-binding protein, with protein MPSRLRLIPRSLLGRMLFLTLLVVLLAQALSSVIWVSQLRASQMEGLLTSARSLAQSMVASVSYIRSLPIGYRPMVLDQLRSMGGTRFFVSLNDKPLEMRVLPETPRKRAVLDQVESVLRERLGKQVDLSLHFVDPNDLRIFNSGLKLDELPRSWAHYALTLEPVNPPILVTQIQIGPSEWLYLASLMPEPYASLEDEGLPTQQLWFIILTSCFLLLFIGLLVHWQSRPLKRLARAAREMSLGAEVEPLPEAGGSEVADVSRAFNSMRERISRYLNERSQLFSAISHDLRTPITRLRLRVELLEDETAQAKFSRDLDDLELLVKGALQCVKETDIHENIEQVDLDHLLHGLVEPYLGTGQVTLEGTVRAAYPGKPLALRRCIGNLVDNALKYGERAHLRIEDSDEAFVLHVDDEGPGVPEQKLGQVFEPHFRLAGHKPGYGLGLGIARNLAHSHGGELSLKNLRDGGLRVTLWLPRQAG; from the coding sequence ATGCCTAGCCGTCTGCGCCTGATTCCGCGCTCGCTGCTCGGGCGCATGCTCTTCCTCACCCTGCTGGTGGTACTGCTGGCCCAGGCGCTGTCGAGCGTCATCTGGGTGTCGCAGCTGCGCGCCAGCCAGATGGAAGGCCTGCTCACCAGTGCCCGCAGCCTGGCCCAATCCATGGTCGCCAGCGTCAGCTACATCCGCTCGCTGCCGATCGGTTATCGCCCCATGGTGCTGGACCAGTTGCGTTCCATGGGTGGTACGCGCTTCTTCGTTTCCCTCAACGACAAGCCGCTGGAAATGCGCGTGCTTCCGGAAACCCCGCGCAAGCGTGCGGTGCTGGACCAGGTGGAGTCGGTACTGCGCGAACGGCTGGGCAAGCAGGTGGACCTGTCCCTGCATTTCGTCGATCCGAACGACCTGCGCATCTTCAACAGCGGCCTGAAGCTCGACGAGTTGCCGCGCTCCTGGGCCCACTACGCGCTGACCCTGGAGCCGGTGAATCCGCCCATCCTGGTCACCCAGATCCAGATCGGCCCCAGCGAGTGGCTCTACCTCGCCTCGCTGATGCCCGAGCCCTACGCCAGCCTGGAAGACGAGGGCCTGCCGACCCAGCAGCTGTGGTTCATCATCCTCACCAGCTGCTTCCTGTTGCTGTTCATCGGCCTGCTGGTGCACTGGCAGAGCCGGCCACTGAAACGCCTGGCGCGGGCGGCGCGGGAGATGTCCCTGGGAGCCGAAGTGGAGCCCTTGCCTGAAGCCGGCGGCAGCGAAGTGGCGGACGTGAGCCGTGCCTTCAACAGCATGCGCGAGCGCATCAGCCGCTATCTCAACGAACGCAGCCAGCTGTTCAGCGCAATTTCCCACGACCTGCGGACCCCCATCACCCGTCTGCGCCTGCGGGTGGAGCTGCTGGAGGACGAAACCGCGCAAGCCAAGTTCAGCCGCGACCTGGACGACCTGGAGCTGCTGGTGAAGGGCGCATTGCAGTGCGTGAAGGAGACCGACATCCACGAGAACATCGAGCAGGTGGACCTTGACCATCTGTTGCACGGCCTGGTCGAGCCCTACCTCGGCACCGGGCAGGTGACGCTGGAAGGAACGGTGCGGGCGGCCTATCCGGGTAAACCGCTCGCCCTGCGCCGCTGCATAGGCAACCTGGTGGATAACGCCCTGAAGTACGGTGAGCGTGCGCACCTGCGGATCGAGGACAGTGATGAGGCCTTCGTCCTGCATGTGGATGACGAGGGGCCGGGTGTGCCGGAGCAGAAGCTTGGCCAGGTCTTCGAACCCCACTTCCGCCTGGCCGGGCACAAACCGGGATACGGCCTGGGGTTGGGCATCGCGCGCAACCTTGCCCACAGCCATGGCGGTGAGCTGAGCCTGAAGAACCTGCGCGACGGCGGGTTGCGGGTGACGCTGTGGTTGCCGAGGCAGGCGGGGTGA
- a CDS encoding ABC transporter substrate-binding protein, with the protein MNAISRLAAVVSLASLFPLSALAGEVEVLHWWTSGGEKRAADTLQKLVEEKGHTWKDFAVAGGGGEAAMTVLKTRAVSGNPPSAAQIKGPDIQEWGELGLLAELDDVSTEGNWDSLLSPQVADIMKYDGHYVAVPVNVHRVNWLWINPEVFQKAGATPPTTLDEFFAAADKLKAAGFIPIAHGGQPWQDGTVFEDLVFSILGPQGYHKAFVLQDKATLTSDKMVEVFAALKKLHGYVDPDAAGRDWNSATGLVINGKAGMQIMGDWAKSEWSAAGKVAGKDYQCLPFPGTQGSFAYNIDSLAMFKLKDDANIQAQNDLARTVLEPQFQQFFNQNKGSIPVRLDQDMSSFDACAQQSMKDFKEAAAGDGLQPSLAHGMAASSYVQGAVFDVVTNFFNDPAADPKKAAQQLAAAIEAVQ; encoded by the coding sequence ATGAATGCCATTTCCCGCCTGGCCGCTGTCGTTTCCCTCGCCTCCCTGTTCCCGCTGTCTGCCCTCGCCGGCGAAGTGGAAGTCCTGCACTGGTGGACTTCCGGTGGCGAGAAGCGTGCCGCCGATACCCTGCAGAAGCTCGTCGAAGAGAAAGGCCATACCTGGAAGGATTTCGCCGTTGCCGGTGGTGGCGGCGAGGCGGCCATGACCGTGTTGAAGACCCGTGCGGTTTCCGGCAACCCGCCGTCCGCCGCGCAGATCAAGGGGCCGGATATCCAGGAGTGGGGCGAGCTGGGCCTGCTTGCGGAGCTGGACGACGTCTCCACCGAGGGCAATTGGGATTCGCTGCTGTCCCCGCAGGTTGCCGACATCATGAAGTACGACGGCCATTACGTGGCCGTGCCGGTCAACGTGCACCGGGTCAACTGGCTGTGGATAAACCCCGAGGTGTTCCAGAAGGCCGGGGCGACGCCGCCCACCACCCTCGATGAATTCTTCGCCGCCGCCGACAAGCTCAAGGCCGCCGGCTTCATCCCGATCGCCCACGGTGGCCAGCCCTGGCAGGACGGCACCGTGTTCGAGGACCTGGTGTTCAGCATCCTGGGCCCGCAGGGATACCACAAGGCCTTCGTCCTGCAGGACAAGGCCACGCTCACCAGCGACAAGATGGTGGAAGTCTTCGCCGCGCTGAAGAAGCTGCACGGCTATGTCGATCCGGACGCCGCAGGCCGTGACTGGAACAGCGCCACGGGGCTGGTCATCAACGGCAAGGCCGGCATGCAGATCATGGGCGACTGGGCCAAGAGCGAGTGGAGCGCCGCCGGCAAGGTGGCGGGCAAGGACTACCAGTGCCTGCCATTCCCCGGCACCCAGGGCAGCTTCGCCTACAACATCGACTCCCTGGCCATGTTCAAGCTCAAGGACGACGCCAACATCCAGGCGCAGAACGACCTGGCGCGCACCGTGCTGGAGCCGCAGTTCCAGCAGTTCTTCAACCAGAACAAGGGCTCCATCCCGGTCCGCCTGGACCAGGACATGTCGAGCTTCGACGCCTGCGCCCAGCAGTCCATGAAGGACTTCAAGGAAGCGGCGGCGGGCGATGGCCTGCAGCCGAGCCTGGCCCACGGCATGGCCGCCTCCAGCTATGTGCAGGGCGCGGTGTTCGACGTGGTCACCAATTTCTTCAACGACCCCGCTGCCGACCCGAAGAAGGCCGCGCAGCAACTGGCCGCCGCGATCGAAGCGGTGCAGTAA
- a CDS encoding carbohydrate ABC transporter permease, with the protein MSSTAVFAKASPLDALQRWLPKVVLAPSVLIVLVGFYGYILWTFLLSFTNSRFMPSYKFVGLQQYERLLDNDRWWVASHNLLVYGGLFIASSLVIGVFLAVLLDQRIRREGFIRTVYLYPMALSMIVTGTAWKWLLNPGLGLDKLLRDWGWEGFRLDWLVDPDRVVYCLVIAAVWQSSGFVMALFLAGLRGVDQSIIRAAQVDGASLPSIYLRIVLPSLRPVFFSALMILAHIAIKSFDLVAAMTAGGPGYASDLPAMFMYAHTFTRGQMGLGAASAMLMLGAVLAILVPYLYSELRNKRHD; encoded by the coding sequence ATGAGCTCAACCGCAGTCTTCGCCAAGGCCTCGCCGCTGGACGCGCTGCAACGCTGGCTACCCAAGGTGGTGCTGGCGCCCAGCGTGCTGATCGTGCTGGTCGGCTTCTACGGCTACATCCTCTGGACCTTCCTGCTGTCCTTCACCAACTCGCGCTTCATGCCCAGCTACAAGTTCGTCGGGCTGCAGCAGTACGAACGCCTGCTGGACAACGACCGCTGGTGGGTGGCCAGCCACAACCTGTTGGTCTACGGCGGACTGTTCATCGCCAGCAGCCTGGTGATCGGGGTGTTCCTGGCGGTGCTGCTGGATCAGCGCATCCGTCGCGAAGGCTTCATCCGCACCGTCTACCTCTACCCCATGGCGCTGTCGATGATTGTCACCGGCACCGCCTGGAAATGGCTGCTCAACCCTGGCCTGGGCCTGGACAAGCTGCTGCGCGACTGGGGCTGGGAGGGCTTTCGCCTGGACTGGCTGGTAGACCCGGACCGCGTCGTCTACTGCCTGGTGATCGCCGCCGTGTGGCAGTCCTCGGGCTTCGTCATGGCGCTCTTCCTGGCCGGGCTGCGCGGGGTGGACCAGTCGATCATCCGCGCCGCCCAGGTGGATGGCGCGAGCCTGCCGAGCATCTACCTGCGCATCGTCCTGCCGAGCCTGCGCCCGGTGTTCTTCAGCGCACTGATGATCCTCGCCCACATCGCCATCAAGAGCTTCGACCTGGTCGCCGCGATGACCGCCGGCGGCCCCGGTTATGCCTCAGACCTGCCGGCGATGTTCATGTACGCCCATACCTTCACCCGCGGCCAGATGGGCCTCGGCGCCGCCAGCGCGATGCTCATGCTCGGCGCGGTGCTGGCGATCCTCGTGCCCTACCTGTATTCCGAACTGAGGAACAAGCGCCATGACTAG